The Thamnophis elegans isolate rThaEle1 chromosome Z, rThaEle1.pri, whole genome shotgun sequence DNA window tctattggtggcGCCATAAGCAGTGCCATCTTGttctttgcttctgtgcatgagcagaagcaatTATTGTACTATTGCGCATGTGCGCATAGCATGCATCCAGCATGCACGAAGCACATCTCGGAGCAAatcagcagtaacagaagccagaacccacccattAATCTGGCCCATGTGGGGCGATGAGGCTGCCCTGCCCAAATCACCCCGCCTTCCCACCGGCCCCCACCCatcttctggaggccaaaaatgggaccaTTTTGGGGTGGTAGAATGCTActggaggctgaggaggccaCCAAAAGGAGGCATGGAGGGCTCAGGAGGCCATTTTTGGCATCAATGGCCAAAAGacaaaggggggaaggaaagagggatggacaaacaaacacacaaacaaacagaagtCCCTCATACAcaccccaaggcagccacatcccttcactaacctgctttccacctccAGGAgcataacaatttaaaaattaatttgtgtgtattgtttggactgctaaattggccatgcccactcagtcatatgaccacctatccacacccacccagctggtccacacacacacacccaacagtctgagggaccatgaattggtcccctgtttaaaaagtgtgAGGATAGCTATTTAGATAGAATAGGATTCACATATTATTTTCAATAATAGGTGAAATATCTAAAAACCAAAGGAATTTAAAAATTAAGACCTGAATCTTAGTTAACACTTACTTCCTGAAGGTGTTCAAGGGGTAAAATGGAAAACATCAtattgatgaaaataaaataataaagattaggtattttttgaaaaggcaagatattttattccattttgatAGTTGCTTCTACCCTATTTAATTCATACAGCATAAACAAATAAGCTAATTTAATATAAGAAGCCTTGAAAGCCAGAGTCGCAGTATCTACCAGCCTGCCAAAATGGCacaatattcaaaagaaacaataacgttgcaaaacatcttggctggaattcaaaatttattggaaataacagagagaattgagaagaagagggaaaaaatagAGTATATAACAGCAAAAAATGATGGGGTCAGAGTCCCAAAACTTGAACAACTGATTACTTTACCAGTGGAGTGAACATGGTTGAAAGTGGGAAAAGgggagtatggaaaagggaattagatCAACAGGAACTATACCCCGGATTTCaaggcatggaagaagaaaaagaggaaaaacgaTGGCTTTAAGGAGAGAGAACTTCTCAGAAACAAGATTAACaactaaagataagctgattaaaataGCAGATGTAGGGCATTGAGATTACTTAAGTGATGCTACAAGCAACAAGCTGTGGAGAGAAGTCCACAAAAAAtgtattaaggaaataaatagaagatcaattccacaaatgacaaaagaaataagactattaTTACTAGAAGGATACAggctgatatatgaaagttgataataaaaaaatgttattagatgatattagaaataattattgAAATGCTACGATGTccttctgttttttaattttgcactatttcatgcaaaaggatgttaaaacaatCACAGTCGAATGAGAAGTGTGGTATGTTGATaataagatatataaagattttgatttaaaatacataatgtgATGTGAATTATAagcaatgactgtggaagagatgtatgaaagttatttttaaccaatcgacacacttctaTAACAtgattagtgattagtaatttagtaatctttagaatgatatgttaaataaataattgataatgataacaaggtacatacatgtgttggtttgaagagaggaaacctgatataattagcgaatgaatttctattaataaataacaattataataataacaatgaaatgacaagggatatactcaacaatatatatatatatatatatatatatgcactggCTCAATAAAAGGTATTGGGatacaaatagtaaacaacaacttggaaaagaggattagaaattttgttatcaatcataactaattcttacttagaacatgttataaaggtgtaatgttattggatgatattagaaataattaatgaaatgtcatgtggttctgtttttcaattttggattattttatgcaaaaggatgttaaaacaatTATCAAATGAGAATTTtgggatgttgatagtaagatatataaagatttttgatttaaaatatacaatgtgatatgaattataagtaatgactgtggaagagatgcacaaaagttatttgtaaccaatcgacgcacttctacaatatgtaacaaaatatgattttattttattttttgggttgtgtttgtctgtttaaccaaaaatttaaaaaaatctttaaaaaaaaaaaaaaaaaagaactgtcgATCCCATTTTCTTTGTATTCCTGTTAATAAATAATCAACCTGGGCAGTCATGATCCATACCTTTGCCAAGGAAATCTGCTCACATCCAGGGCAAACTAAAAATATGATGCTAGTTACCCAGGCAATTGTCAAAGAGTCTCCAGAGGCAATAAAGTTATTGAACTTTTCATCAGCTATACTGTTATAAATATTTGTTGCTTTCTCAATCATTTCACGAAGTTTATACCAGTGGGTTATAACTGAATTAAATATATCGATAAtctccccctgtgtgtgtgtgtgtgtgtgcgtgcgcgcgcgcgcgcgcgtgtgtgtgtaagATAGAGCTATTCCATTTTAATTGAGACCTCTgccagaatgaaatatttttgtgaTTGACATGGTCGTAAAATGAGTCAAAATATTGCCACTTCCCACAAACAAAAGTgccctaccctgttttccccaaaataaaacctccctggataataagcccaattaggcttttgagcgcatgtgccaaaataagccctcccacaaaaataagccctcccaaaaaatattgcaactgaACGACtttacattgtatttttttttaattaggtagAACCTACTGTTCAAGTTGGTCAAGatccatctgaattttgagccaATCTTTTACACATCATCTTTCTGTCAATTGTCAGAATGGAAATTTTTCCATATTATTGTAAAAAAATCACctgacttttaaaattattatttttttattttagaaagaggGGAAATACTTTGTCAAATTGACAATTAACAAGTAGATCCTTTTTTTAAGGCCAgctaggggaaatattttaataGATAATTAAGTCTTCCTGGGATTGGTCCATATTATATCATGTGCTTATTTACTCAAAGCTCCAGAGATTTTCTGTAAAGCAGTGAAAAGTAGGAAGCAAATTTGAAAGAGGTTATAAACTAATCCCAGTCACAGAGTtcttggggtgggggaagaatcCAACAGGGCTATCGGGTTCATTTCCTCCAGCATTTGTTCTTTCTTTGAGCAGACCAATTTCAAATCTAAGTTGTAGAAATCTCAGTCATTATTCAAGCACATGTCTGTATAGCCATCAAAATGAAAAGTTTAGATTGATGCTTTGGTCTTTTGATGTGTGTTGTGAAGATCCAATATGCTAGGTCAGATCCATTGGTGTGGATTGATATTTTGGAAACCTCTTTGGGATGATGTTTTGGCTGCTGATGTATTATTCATTCTGATGTTCCCAGTGATCAAAGTGAATGCACTCAAGTGCCCAGAGGTTGATCCTATCCCAATTCCACATGAATGGTACCAACCAGGTGATCTCCTCATTGGAGGGATGGCTTCACAGAACCTCTATGCCTTCAGCGAGCATTCATTTTATGAAGATCCACTTCAGGAGCTATTTCAATTTTCAGAGTAAGTAAAATCCACTTTTTTCTTCATGCAATGATTCCTTGGTTGTTATTTTTTCTCAGTTATTCAtgtctttatgaaaaaaaaaggtcCATAAACAGGTGAAAACTTTATCTGATCCAGTAAATGCTTCAGTTTCTGAGAGTTTCTGACTGTAGGTTAAATGAGACTTTTCCTTcccatcaattttattttaaataaaatgtcatGTAGGTTAAACATAAAAGGggatttaataaaatgaaaaaaaaatactttaaaatatattgtccccttattattaaataaaagaatagaattaatttatttttccagaaagagAAATCTATCCATAAGAAGGACTATTAACATCCAATTTAGAGTTTAAGATAGGCACGTGATGGCTcacggctaagatgctgagcttgtcaatcagaaaagtcagcagtttggcagttcaaattcctagtgccatgtaacggagtgagctcccgttacttgtcccagcatctaCCAAAATAGCACGTAacatgaaaacatgtaaaaaaaattcaagcagaaaaatagggaccacctttggtgggaaggtaacagccttccatgtgcctctggcatttagtcatgccgggcacggagacttcttcagacagcactggctcttcatctttgaaatggagatgagcagcactcccccagagttgggaatgactagcacatatgtgcaagaggtaCCTTTACTTTCACCTTATTTGGAAGATAAAATTAGAAATTTATGCTAAGAAAAGATTATAACAGAAAATTTAGAAAACAAATCTGCGTAAAACATGgtgctaaaaaaaaatgttatctgaatctgattttttttcttaaagtatAACCCAGTGTTTGAAGcaatgaaaaaaaacccaccagagtagaaataattaaaaatgcttAAGCAATTCATCATTGCCTTAAATGTTTTAGGAGTAACTTCCCAGGTGTTATATAAATTATGATAAAATTTCCTGTCATAAGTAATAGATCAATTTTAgctgaatgaaatgaaaagaatgaaagatCATTATAGCAGTATCAAGAAATATTAATCTGTCTTTTACAGCCTAGGCAGAAAATGGGATTTTTCATTCTTAGCTAAGTCACCCGCCCACTAAAGAATAATTTTCTCAAAGATTTTGGAGAATTTACCACTGCATTCTAAAAAGTTGGTCTCCCTCGCAGTTTCCTGTTTTTTCACAAGCCAACTTCAGAAATCATATGGTGTATTGCAGTGTTCTctatgttccattgattaattgttctcactgtcaggaaattcctccttagttctaggttggaagTCTCATTGATTTTCCATTCATTGcaccttgtcctgctttcaggtgctttgaagactAGGTTGATCCATTAACCCATTTCTTTCATGAATTTTCTGAACACTTTTCACTCCACACTATATGTGAAAGCTGTTATTCCACTAATTTTTTGGAAGGGGAAGAAATGATGAGATTATGGATTGTTACAGAATAGCAAGACACTTAGGAAATGATGGAGGAAGATtcatacaatgaaaaaaaaactttttggggTGAAagagtgaaaatgaataaaaaataggaCAAGCATCTAAATTTAGTCTACCATTCTTTGAAATATAGAATTACAAATATATTTAGGGAGTTCAAGGCAGAGTTAGCCAATGGTAAGATGTATAGCCAATAAATGTGAtaaatttaaatgaatgaatgaataaatatactTCTCAATACTGTTCTATGAATTGTACAATTGTTTCATGAAAGACTTTCTTTACTTGCAGTGTGATTACAAAATTCTACCAGCATGTCCTTTCCTTGGCCTTTGCTGTCAAGGAGATCAATGAGAACCCGCAAATCTTGCCCAATGTTACCATAGGATTCCACATCTATGACAGCTACAACAATCCTAAAATGACCTATCGGACCACTCTGGACTTACTTTTCAAATCTGATAGATTTCTCCCCAACTACAAATGTGGACTTCAGAAAATTCTTCTGGCCATCATTGGAGGACTTGGATCAGATACTTCATCCTATATGGCAGAAATTCTAGGGTTCTACAAAATTCCACAGGTGGGTCCAGGGATGAGGggatttatcttgtttctgttaaTTGATTTAAAGAATTAACCGATTGATTAAGTGTGCTCAACAGCATCCTTAAGTCTTCTTTCTCATACATCTCATCTAAGATTTAACaagtttttcaaaagaaaagattTCTTGGTGCAGAATGGAACctctcactgtggccaactcaccatggccaattcacgaTGGCTAACTCGCTGTGGGACAGCTCTCCACAGGACAATTCAAGAAttcaatttcattattttaaataattaaaaataataacttttgtcattcacatttcattttgtgccTCCTTTGTCATTCTTTCTATAATGATTTATTCCATTTTCTAAGAATCTTTTCCTGAGATGAGTtatccatggtgagttggccttgACTCTTCTTGGTGAATGCCGatgatattagcaatagcagttagacttatataccgcttcatagggctttcagccctctctaagtggtttacagagtcagcatatcgcccccacagtctgggtcctcatttcacttacttcggaaggatggaaggctgagtcaaccttgagatttgaaccactgaactgcagataacagtcagcagaagtgccctacagtactgcaccctaaccactgcgccacctcggctcttgatattTTAGCATATTTGTTGAAAAAACATCAATGTTCAGGAATTTAACCATATTCACAATATTTGGGAAATTAGGATCAGGTGTACATTCTAATCTGTCAAACCAATTTCTGAAGAGATCCATATAAATGCATGAGCAAAACAAAAATCTCTCTTTAATTCCTCTATACCATGTCTTTTCTTTTAGCTCACATATGGATCATTTCCCCTGAAAGAAATTGATAGCTGTCAATCATCTTCAATTTACTTTATGGCCCCAAATGAGGTTCCCCAATATATCGGTATTATCCGATTGCTTCAGCATTTTGGATGGAAATGGATTGGGCTCTTTGCTGTAGACACCGAGAGTGGAGAACACTTTTTGGAGAAATTGGAACCCTTGTTTTTCCAGCAGGGAATCTGCTTAGCTTTCATACAAAGGTTTCCAAAACTATTGCGCTTGGATGACTTGGGTAAATTTAGCGAtataatgtttcatttttataCACATTTTGCAGacattaaaacaaatacatacatCATCTATGGAGAATCTTTGACATTAGCTTGGCTGACAGCTCTCAAATTtttatgggatgctgcaaatcgGGGAAATGCATCATTAAGCAAAGTGTGGATCACCACCAGCCAAATTGATTTCATGCTACCAGGAACTCAGAGGGAATGGAATCTCCAATTTTATGATGGGGCCCTTGCCTTTCAAATCCATTCAAGTGAAAATCTGGAATTTGAGGAATTTCTTCAGTCCATAAGGCCATATTCAACCCATGGAGATGGATTTCGAAACCATTTTTGGGAGCACGCATTTGACTGTTTTTTCCCTAATTCGGGATTGTCATCATTGGGAAGTCAAGAATGCACTGGGGAAGAAGGACTAGGAAATCTTCCCGAATCTCTGTTTCAATTGCAGGTAACAGGTCACAGCTACAGCATCTATAATGGGGTTTATGCTGTGGCTCATTCTTTGCATAGCATGCTATCCAATG harbors:
- the LOC116521767 gene encoding vomeronasal type-2 receptor 26-like, which gives rise to MLGQIHWCGLIFWKPLWDDVLAADVLFILMFPVIKVNALKCPEVDPIPIPHEWYQPGDLLIGGMASQNLYAFSEHSFYEDPLQELFQFSDVITKFYQHVLSLAFAVKEINENPQILPNVTIGFHIYDSYNNPKMTYRTTLDLLFKSDRFLPNYKCGLQKILLAIIGGLGSDTSSYMAEILGFYKIPQLTYGSFPLKEIDSCQSSSIYFMAPNEVPQYIGIIRLLQHFGWKWIGLFAVDTESGEHFLEKLEPLFFQQGICLAFIQRFPKLLRLDDLGKFSDIMFHFYTHFADIKTNTYIIYGESLTLAWLTALKFLWDAANRGNASLSKVWITTSQIDFMLPGTQREWNLQFYDGALAFQIHSSENLEFEEFLQSIRPYSTHGDGFRNHFWEHAFDCFFPNSGLSSLGSQECTGEEGLGNLPESLFQLQVTGHSYSIYNGVYAVAHSLHSMLSNGSSLRKILAAKMAKSPELQPFKLHPFLQGIYFNNSAGEVVSFNEKREVAGGFSIVNMIAFPNRSIRSVKIGTLDPDASYGNELAINESLIEWHKGFNRVLPVSLCNEYCRPGYWKRKSEEKIFCCYDCVPCPQGKISSKTDAEDCFKCPEDQYPSKEQDRCLNKTMSFLSLKEPLGISLATAAFIFSLMTTSVLGIFLKRRDTPIIKANNRDLTYTLLIALLLCFFCPLLFLSQPGKIICLFRQPAFGIIFSAAVSCVLAKTITVVVAFMATKPGSSVRKWVGKRLALSIVISCSLLQAGLCILWLATSPPFPELDMNSLTETMILQCNEGSIFMFYCVLGYLGFLAIASFIVAFLARNLPDTFNEAKFITFSMLVFCSVWISFVPTYLSTKGKAMVAVEIFSILSSSVGLLGCIFFPKCVIIVFRPELNSRHQLIKRNN